Proteins co-encoded in one Campylobacter jejuni genomic window:
- a CDS encoding DNA adenine methylase, with product MNYIGSKVKLLDFLFESINDILAKSDINLEQCTFIDLFAGTSAVGKKFKNKVEKVISNDKEFYSFVLAKNYIENTVKIKRSKELIKELNNIAKINPIKGKIYKHYSLGGGENRQYFSDFNAMKIDSMRIKISEWKYDNFINEKECYFLLASLLESADKVANTASVYGAFLKHLKPSAQKELILLPAEFECTHTKHLVFNENANDLIKKIKGDILYLDPPYNSREYGANYHVLNSIAMYDDFIPQGKTGLRAYEKSAWCKKNLVFDALEDLIKNADFKFIFLSYNDEGLLSLEQIRQIFEKYGKYDFKSQIYQRFKADSKRICQQNKTIEYLHILEKF from the coding sequence ATGAACTATATTGGCTCTAAAGTAAAACTTTTAGATTTTTTATTTGAGAGTATTAATGATATTTTAGCAAAAAGCGATATTAATTTAGAACAATGTACTTTTATAGATTTATTTGCTGGAACTTCAGCTGTTGGGAAAAAATTTAAAAATAAAGTTGAAAAAGTGATTTCTAATGATAAAGAATTTTATAGTTTTGTTTTAGCTAAGAATTATATAGAAAACACTGTAAAAATAAAGCGTAGCAAAGAATTAATTAAGGAATTAAATAATATTGCAAAAATTAATCCTATAAAAGGAAAAATATATAAACATTATTCTTTAGGTGGTGGCGAAAATAGGCAGTATTTTAGCGATTTTAATGCAATGAAAATTGATAGTATGCGTATTAAAATATCAGAGTGGAAATACGATAATTTTATTAACGAAAAAGAATGTTATTTTTTGTTAGCCTCTTTGTTGGAAAGTGCTGATAAAGTAGCCAATACAGCATCTGTTTATGGGGCTTTTTTAAAACATCTTAAACCATCAGCACAAAAAGAACTTATATTATTGCCTGCAGAATTTGAATGCACCCATACAAAACACTTGGTTTTTAATGAAAATGCAAATGATTTAATCAAAAAAATCAAAGGTGATATTCTTTATCTTGATCCGCCTTACAATTCTAGAGAATATGGAGCAAATTATCATGTGCTTAATTCCATTGCAATGTATGATGATTTTATCCCACAAGGAAAAACGGGCTTAAGAGCCTATGAAAAATCTGCTTGGTGTAAGAAAAATTTGGTTTTTGATGCTTTAGAAGATTTAATTAAAAATGCTGATTTTAAATTCATTTTTTTAAGTTATAACGATGAAGGTTTGCTTTCTTTAGAGCAAATTAGACAAATCTTTGAAAAATATGGAAAATATGATTTTAAAAGCCAAATTTATCAGCGTTTTAAAGCAGATTCTAAGCGTATTTGTCAACAAAATAAAACTATAGAATATTTACATATTTTAGAAAAATTTTAA
- the leuA gene encoding 2-isopropylmalate synthase encodes MKDNKIIIFDTTLRDGEQALGSSLGINQKLQIALALENLGVDVIEAGFPVSSQGDFKAVQKIASKVKNSTICALSRALDKDIDMAYEALKVAKHFRIHTFIATSTLHIQDKLKKDFDEILSMAKRAIIRARSYTDDVEFSCEDAGRTPIDNLCFMVENAIKAGAKTINIPDTVGYTLPSEFANIIKILFNKVPNIDKAIISVHCHNDLGMATGNSLSAILQGARQIECTINGLGERAGNCALEEVVMAIKTRKDYLKGFYTDIKCENISKTSKLVSAITNESIPSHKAIVGSNAFSHSSGIHQDGVLKNRQTYEIISPSAIGIHENRMLMTARSGRAMIKTCLENLGYDENTYNLDDVYERFLRLADKKGQVYDYDLEALMFLSYENEEENEFILEKLSVISGNIPTACVCMRIKEELKTEACTGNGPVEAVFNCIARITNLKPVLKAYSINAKSSGVDAQGQVDVDLEFKGRKFHGKGLSTDVIEASAQAFVSAYNAIYRSLKVEERKMA; translated from the coding sequence ATGAAAGATAATAAAATCATAATCTTTGATACCACTTTGCGAGATGGAGAACAAGCTTTAGGCAGTTCTTTGGGTATCAATCAAAAATTACAAATTGCATTAGCGCTTGAAAATTTAGGCGTAGATGTTATAGAAGCAGGTTTTCCGGTATCTTCACAAGGGGATTTTAAAGCGGTGCAAAAGATCGCTTCTAAGGTTAAAAACTCAACTATTTGTGCACTTTCTAGAGCATTGGATAAAGATATAGATATGGCTTATGAAGCTTTAAAAGTGGCAAAGCATTTTAGAATTCATACTTTTATAGCCACTTCAACTTTGCATATACAAGATAAATTAAAAAAAGATTTTGATGAAATTTTGTCTATGGCAAAAAGAGCGATTATAAGAGCAAGATCTTATACTGATGATGTAGAATTTTCATGCGAAGATGCAGGAAGAACTCCTATAGATAATCTTTGTTTTATGGTGGAAAATGCGATAAAAGCAGGCGCTAAAACTATAAATATCCCAGATACCGTAGGCTATACCTTGCCAAGTGAATTTGCTAATATCATCAAAATTTTATTTAACAAAGTGCCAAATATAGACAAAGCTATCATTTCTGTGCATTGTCACAATGACTTAGGTATGGCAACGGGCAATAGCTTAAGTGCTATTTTACAAGGTGCAAGACAGATAGAGTGCACTATAAATGGACTTGGCGAAAGGGCGGGCAATTGTGCTTTAGAAGAAGTGGTTATGGCGATAAAAACTAGGAAAGATTATTTAAAAGGTTTTTATACTGATATTAAATGTGAAAATATCTCTAAAACTTCAAAATTGGTTTCAGCTATCACTAATGAAAGCATACCTTCGCATAAAGCTATAGTGGGTAGCAATGCGTTTTCTCATAGTTCAGGCATTCATCAAGATGGAGTGCTTAAAAATAGGCAAACTTACGAGATCATAAGCCCTAGTGCCATAGGAATTCATGAAAATCGTATGTTAATGACAGCAAGAAGTGGAAGGGCTATGATAAAAACTTGCCTTGAAAATTTAGGCTATGATGAAAATACTTATAATTTAGATGATGTTTATGAGCGTTTTTTACGCCTTGCGGATAAAAAGGGTCAAGTATATGATTATGATTTAGAAGCTTTGATGTTTTTAAGCTATGAAAATGAAGAAGAAAATGAATTTATACTTGAAAAATTAAGTGTGATCAGTGGAAATATCCCAACCGCTTGTGTTTGTATGCGTATCAAAGAAGAGCTAAAAACTGAAGCTTGCACAGGAAATGGTCCTGTTGAAGCAGTTTTTAACTGCATTGCTAGGATAACAAATTTAAAGCCTGTGTTAAAAGCTTATAGTATCAATGCAAAAAGTTCAGGAGTAGATGCTCAAGGGCAAGTGGATGTGGATTTGGAATTTAAAGGGAGAAAATTCCATGGAAAAGGACTTTCAACAGATGTTATAGAAGCTTCAGCACAAGCTTTTGTGAGTGCTTACAATGCGATTTATCGCTCTTTAAAAGTAGAAGAAAGGAAAATGGCATGA
- the leuB gene encoding 3-isopropylmalate dehydrogenase, translating to MKTYKVAVLAGDGIGPLVMKEALKILTFISQKYNFSFEFNEAKIGGASIDAYGVALSDETLKLCEQSDAILFGSVGGPKWDNLPIDQRPERASLLPLRKHFNLFANLRPCKIYESLTHASPLKNEIIQKGVDILCVRELTGGIYFGKQDLGKESAYDTEIYTKKEIERITHIAFESARIRKKKVHLIDKANVLASSILWREVVANVAKDYKDISLEYMYVDNAAMQIVKNPSIFDVMLCSNLFGDILSDELAAINGSLGLLSSASLNDKGFGLYEPAGGSAPDIAHLNIANPIAQILSAALMLKYSFKEEQAAQDIENAISLALAQGKMTKDLNAKSYLNTDEMGDCILEILKENNNG from the coding sequence ATGAAAACTTATAAAGTAGCTGTCTTAGCAGGAGATGGCATAGGGCCTTTGGTGATGAAAGAAGCTTTAAAAATTTTAACTTTTATCTCACAAAAATACAATTTTAGTTTTGAATTTAATGAAGCTAAAATAGGCGGTGCAAGTATAGATGCTTATGGAGTGGCTTTAAGTGATGAAACTTTAAAGCTTTGTGAGCAAAGTGATGCGATTTTATTTGGTTCTGTGGGTGGGCCTAAATGGGATAATTTGCCCATAGATCAAAGACCTGAAAGAGCCTCGCTTTTGCCTTTAAGAAAGCATTTTAATTTGTTTGCAAATTTGCGTCCTTGTAAAATTTATGAAAGTTTAACTCATGCTTCACCTTTAAAAAATGAGATTATCCAAAAAGGAGTGGATATTTTATGTGTTAGAGAGCTTACAGGTGGGATTTATTTTGGCAAGCAAGATTTAGGCAAAGAAAGTGCGTATGATACTGAAATTTACACTAAAAAAGAGATAGAAAGGATAACTCATATCGCTTTTGAAAGTGCAAGAATAAGAAAGAAAAAAGTGCATTTAATCGACAAGGCGAATGTTTTAGCAAGTTCTATTTTGTGGCGAGAAGTGGTGGCAAATGTTGCAAAAGATTATAAAGATATAAGCTTAGAGTATATGTATGTGGATAATGCTGCGATGCAGATTGTAAAAAATCCTAGCATTTTTGATGTTATGCTTTGTTCAAATCTTTTTGGTGATATTTTGAGTGATGAGTTAGCTGCCATTAATGGATCTTTGGGTTTGTTAAGTTCAGCAAGTTTAAACGATAAAGGTTTTGGACTTTATGAGCCAGCAGGTGGAAGTGCGCCTGATATAGCTCATTTAAATATAGCCAATCCCATAGCTCAAATTTTAAGTGCGGCTTTGATGTTAAAGTATAGTTTCAAAGAAGAACAAGCCGCACAGGATATAGAAAATGCTATATCTTTAGCATTGGCACAAGGAAAAATGACTAAGGATTTAAATGCTAAGTCGTATTTAAATACCGATGAAATGGGGGATTGTATTTTAGAAATTTTAAAGGAGAATAATAATGGCTAA
- the leuC gene encoding 3-isopropylmalate dehydratase large subunit, protein MIMAKTLYEKVFDAHVVYEGKNELPILYIDRHLIHEVTSPQAFSGLKMAKRRMARADLTLATIDHDVSTKSVDLNACSDMAKEQITTLMQNTKEFGVRLLGLGDKNQGIVHIVSPELGFTLPGVTLVCGDSHTATHGAFGALAFGIGTSEVEHVMATQTLKQAKLKTMKIECKGQFQKGVYAKDLILYLIAQYGTAKGTGYAIEFCGELIRNLSMEARMTLCNMAIEFGAKVGMIAPDEITFEYIKGKEFAPKGEEFQKYCEYWKSLRSDEGAKYDASITLDVSKIKPQISYGTNPSQVIGIDEKIPKISDFKNQSEQKSLLDALYYVNLEQDQVIEGVKIDIVFIGSCTNGRLEDLKIAADILKGRKIHKNVKALIVPGSMQVRKEAENLGLDKIFIEAGCEWRYAGCSMCLGMNDDKANSGQRVASTSNRNFVGRQGKGSITHLMSPASAAACAIEGVICDNRKYLGV, encoded by the coding sequence ATAATAATGGCTAAAACTTTATATGAGAAAGTCTTTGATGCTCATGTGGTTTATGAAGGCAAAAACGAACTTCCTATACTTTATATCGATAGACATTTAATCCATGAAGTAACAAGCCCTCAAGCATTTTCAGGGCTTAAAATGGCTAAGCGTAGAATGGCAAGAGCGGATTTAACTTTGGCTACTATAGATCATGATGTTTCAACTAAAAGTGTGGATTTAAATGCTTGTTCTGATATGGCAAAAGAGCAAATTACAACTTTGATGCAAAATACTAAGGAATTTGGAGTAAGGCTTTTAGGACTTGGAGATAAAAATCAAGGCATAGTTCATATAGTAAGTCCTGAGCTTGGCTTTACTTTACCTGGGGTTACTTTAGTTTGTGGGGATTCTCATACGGCAACACATGGGGCTTTTGGAGCTTTAGCCTTTGGTATAGGCACGAGTGAAGTAGAGCATGTCATGGCAACGCAAACTTTAAAACAAGCCAAACTTAAAACTATGAAAATCGAATGTAAAGGGCAGTTTCAAAAAGGCGTTTATGCTAAGGATTTGATTTTATATTTGATCGCACAATACGGCACGGCAAAAGGCACAGGCTATGCTATAGAATTTTGCGGAGAACTTATAAGAAATCTAAGTATGGAAGCTAGAATGACTCTTTGTAATATGGCTATAGAATTTGGAGCGAAAGTAGGTATGATAGCTCCTGATGAGATCACTTTTGAGTATATTAAGGGAAAGGAATTTGCACCTAAAGGAGAAGAATTTCAAAAGTATTGTGAGTATTGGAAGAGTTTAAGAAGTGATGAAGGAGCAAAATATGATGCGAGTATTACTCTAGATGTAAGCAAGATAAAACCACAAATTAGCTATGGAACAAATCCTTCGCAAGTGATTGGCATAGATGAAAAAATTCCAAAAATAAGTGATTTTAAAAATCAAAGCGAGCAAAAATCTTTGCTTGATGCTTTATATTATGTAAATTTAGAGCAAGATCAAGTTATAGAAGGGGTAAAAATCGACATTGTATTTATAGGATCTTGCACAAATGGGCGTTTAGAAGATCTTAAAATAGCTGCTGATATCTTAAAAGGGCGCAAAATTCATAAAAATGTTAAAGCTTTAATCGTGCCTGGTTCAATGCAAGTAAGAAAAGAAGCTGAAAATTTAGGACTTGATAAGATTTTTATCGAGGCAGGGTGTGAGTGGAGATATGCAGGGTGTTCTATGTGTCTTGGTATGAATGATGACAAAGCAAATTCAGGTCAAAGAGTTGCTTCAACTTCAAATCGTAACTTTGTAGGCAGACAAGGTAAAGGTTCTATCACTCATTTGATGAGTCCTGCAAGTGCGGCAGCTTGTGCCATAGAAGGTGTTATTTGTGATAATAGAAAGTATTTAGGAGTTTAA